The Leopardus geoffroyi isolate Oge1 chromosome C1, O.geoffroyi_Oge1_pat1.0, whole genome shotgun sequence sequence taatctgtacacccaatgtggggcttaaactcacaattccaagatcaagagttgcatgctctatccactgagccagccaggtgtccctagacctttgcttttatttctcttgggtaaatacctaggaatgaaattgCCAGGTCATATgataagtatatgtttaacttttaagaaactgctgaGTTGTTCCCAAAAGAATTGTGTGTTGGcccctcccaccagcagtgtgtgggAGGGTCAGCCGCTTCGCAGAGCATCTGGTTTagtgggcaggagaggaggctCAGACATGAGGCTTGGGCCTCTCTGTCCTGCCCTTCCAACCACTGTGGTGACTTGGTCAGTCCCCAGTTGTGAGTGCCTGGACGGAGGAGCTGAGACTAGGTAACTCTCTATGCAGTGCTCACTCAACTAAACTTTAGTAAAGATAGTTATGAGGATTTGTGTCCCTTCATGGTACAAGATCATATCCCTTGACTGCCCAAGAAGTCTTACACAAATTCTGTGTCATTCCCTGGACTCCCAATTGTGGTGCTTCTGAGGATACTGTTTCAGAAGAAGCACAGGCCCCACTCTGTACCAGATAGGGATTAGCTGCCCTATCTGGGCTCCAGGGCAGACTCTGTGGCCCCAAATAGGCATGCGTGCTATTATCCCCATCCCCTCTGCCTCACACAGACTGCCAGAGCCTCTGCAGCAGTTGGGCAACCTTGTGGCTCTGACCAGCGCCTGTGGACCGCCTCTTGGGGTCAGGGACACCCAGAGTTGCATCCCATTACCATAGCATGGAGCAAGAGTTTTGCAATAGCAGTTCCTGCCCTGGAGAGCTGGTAAGAACTTCTCCTTAGCAAAAGCTACAACAAGGTGAGGGGCACGGAatggagggagtgggggtgggggcagggctggggctctggAGCAATCAGGGCAATAGAATCACCCCTACCCTAAAGGACAGCGATCCCTTGTTAAGGATTAGATTTGCTCAGATACTTTTATTAGGTTCTTACTATAGTGGACGACATCATGTTCTAGTTGAACTCCAGTGTCGAGTTCAGGCATGCCCGATGAACtgatgggagagaagagaggtagCAGAAGCCAATGTTCAAAGAGAAGACAAGATGCTCCTGGACAAGAACTCATCGGAAGGAAATCAGGGGCCAGAAATGGGGGAGCTTGACCTTCTCCCCGTTTGGGTGGGATGGAAGGGCTATGCTGAGGACCAGTCTCTAGCTCAACACTGCCCCCCAAAGAGTCCACACCAACTCCAATGAAGAGCACAAAAGCTCCACAAAGACATTAGAAGAGCTTGTTAGACCTTGGGGAATCCTCTGGCAGAAGGTTCCACAAGGGTCACCAAGGGTACCAGTCCTTCAGCAGTGACTCCAGCACACATGTCTAGTGCAGCCCAGGAGACATTCCCAACAGACCCCCTCAAAATTCCTGGAGAGCACCTTACAGGGGGATGAAGCCCTGAATGAGCACAGAGGGTTTAAGCCAGTGCTATTTGGGTTTACTGCTATTGATGTGACTATTGACTATTACTGCTATTGATGTGGTGGGAAATTTTGGcaacataattatttctttcaattagATGTCATTCAGATCCTCCAATGTACATCAATCCCCCTACTTtgtcaagtatatatatatatatatatatatatatatatatatatatgtatatatatatatgtatgtatatatagtctgtatttatttatttatgtttatatttttatatgtatattacttattatatataaaatccttGCTTTGAAGAACCTcacagtggggaggagggagcagccaGAGATTACAAAACCCCTAACTGAAGCCATGATAGAGGTAAGCCTAAGGGTGTGgacaacacagagagaaagggctgCATTCCATACAGGTCATGACTGGGCTGaatctaaaaggaaaaaggagaggtgcctgggtggctcagttagttaagcatctgactcttgatttccactcaggtcacgatctcgaggtttgtgagttcgagccctgcgtcaggctctgtgctgatggtgtggagcctgcttgggattctctctctgtccccaccatacttgtgtgcactctctctcaaaataagtaaactttaaaaaaatttttttttaatttttttttttcaacgttgatttatttttgggacagtgagagacagagcatgaacgggggaggggcagagagagaaggagacacagaatcggaaacaggctccaggctctgagccatcagcccagagcccgacgtggggctcgaactcatggaccgcaagatcgtgacctggctgaagtcggacacttaaccgactgcgccacccaggcgcccctaaaaaaaattttaattttgtaatgtttacttttgagagagaaaaagagacagacagagtaagagggggaggggcagagagagagagagagagagagagagagagggacacgcagattatgaagcaggctccaggctctgagctgtaggcacagagcccaacatggggttcaaactcacaaactgcgagatcatgacccgagccgaagttggatgcttaactgactggcccacccaggcaccccaaacttaaaaaactttttaaaggaaaatgaacagtTGACCAGACCAAGAGGGTAAGGAAGAACCTTCCAAGGGGAAGGGAAAtgcatgccaggctctgtggggGAACCAAACAGCTCTTTGGGGAACTGCAAGTAGTTCCCTGTGGCTGTAGTTAAGGGGTCAGGGGGATGTGGCCAGCAACAAGGCTGGAGAAGTACACAAGGTCACATGCAGGGGCACCAGTTGCCCATAATCGGGAGATGGGCTCTACCTGAGGTCAATGGGGGTCCTCCAAgggttttaaaaggaaaagaacacgATCAAATTCACACTTTTGGAAGATGGTTCTGAGAGCAGAGTAGAGGATGGTTTAAAGGGGAAAGATTTGAGGCCGAGATCACTTAGGAGAATAGTTGTAGCTGTCGTGGTGGTGGGGACGGTGATCTAGTGGTATTGGTGATTAGTAGTAGTAGGAACAGCAGTAGCAAACGGTGCCAAGCACCATTccaagtgctttataaatatagACTCATTTAATCTGCATGACAACACTCTAACATGCAGTAGGTGTTTTCAAcagccccattttccagatgatgaGACTGAGACCCAGTGAGACTAAAGAACCTCCCCAAGGTCTACAGTCCAGCTCCAGAATCCACAGCTATTGCCTGAGGACTGCGGTGTTGCCTAACACTGTCAGCGAAGATGGCGATAATCAAGAGATGCTAAACAGATAGCCTCTGAGACAGGGGTGTGTGAGGGGCGGGCCGTTCCGGTTGGGCAGATGCCCGGCTAGGAGGGTGGGGTCAGAATTCCACGAGACTGGTTTTCTACCTGCTCAGCTTGCAGCACCTGTGGAGCCTCAGCAGAAATTTCAAGAGGTGGCCCCGTGAGGAGTTGGAGCTTAGGCGAGAAGTGCAGGAGGCGAGTCAGGAGCAAAAGGTATGGGAGATCCTGGCCCTTACTGGGTGGCCGTTGAAGCCAACGGGGGCAGGTAGGCTggcctggggagggcagggagagaggaggacccAGGCAGAGCCCGGAGGAACATCCAGATTTGAGGAATGAATTGAGAAATAATGCTCCAAAGTGAGATGAAGAGAGGtgcaggagaaataaaaaaagaatgaggtcaaGGGGATTAAGTGCTACAGAGGTGAAATAAGACTTGAACAATAACCATTTCACTGTAAATACGGTTACAGGGCAtgcaacggggggggggggggggaatattttaacataattggCAGACATGAGTAGACGGGGTAAGGGGCCCTTTTGTAAACTGACAAAGGGAGAATAAATTGATACAGTCTTTTTcttgaagtatggttgacatataatgttatattactttcaggcgTACAACACGGTGGTGTGGACAATTCTGTGGACATCACGCCCTGCTCATCACGGTAAGTAGAGCCCCCGTAAGCTGGTACGGCCTTATCAAAATTTAAACATGCACAGATATGACCCAGCAAAATTATAATTAAGTCACACATACAATCATACAAGTTCCCAAAGACCTGGGCCCAAAGATGCTCGtagcaaaatttaaatattcGTCCATAAGGTAATTATCGAATGAATCGTGATACATCCGCACCACGGGCCAGTATCTGTCACTGAAAAGAGAAAGACGGATCTACATGCACTGATGTGTTAATAGGTCCGCGACAGCGTATTAAGGTGCAGGATGGTACATGTAGTTAACTATCACTTGttttagggaaggaaggaaggaaaacatgcTTGTGTATGCATggggaaaagtctggaaagatgGACACAAGGTATATGTGAATCTAAGGATGGAAAGAGTCCTTCCTGTTTGACTTCAGATGCTTCTGTGGTGCCTCTATTCTTTACCATagtcctgctttgtttttccaaTATTAAAGTGGCTTGATTTCAGAAAAGGGCTTATTGGAGGCCGTGGCCTGAGGTCATTGGTAATGTTGGCAAGAGCTGCGTCAGCAGAGCGGTGGGAAGGGAGCTAGCTGCAGCGGGCTGAGCGGTGAACAAGAGGTGGCGAGGTGAAGACAGTCCCCGCTTTCTCCAGAAGTCTGCCTGCGAGGAGGGCACTAGGGGAGCGGTAGCTGGAGGGGTCCTCCGACAGAGGGAGGGTGAGCTCAGGGAACgggatgggggatggggcagagaggccGGGAGGCAGGACCCTCGAGGATGTGAGAGGCAGTGTGTTCCACAGACAGTGCAGGAATttaccagaaagagaaggagggacacTTCTCACGCTGACTCTACGAGGAAGGAAGAAGGTGTGCAACAAGGGCGCGCAAGCCTGTTCACGGGGACCGGGGTCGCCCGCATCTTCCTTGTAAAGAAGGAGGTGCAGTTTCCACACGCTCGGCGACAGAGGTAGACTAGGCATACTTCCACCTTCAGACTGGCAGGCTCCTCCAGCAGCCATTAGACTTTCAGGTAGGCATGAAAATCCCCAGCGCTCATCACAGAATCTCCAGGCAGATCCTGGGCCTGGAGTCAGAGTCTCCGGACAGACCTCATTCCTCCGAGGGAACTCTCCCCCTGGTGGGCCTCCTGGAATTCACCCTGGGCAACTCCAGGTTCGAGGTTTCCCCATAAAGTCCACTTCACTCTTTTTCCTGTCCGACAGCCCTGACTGCTTCCAGCCCTGAGTCACAGAGGAGGTACCAGTGACCACTCCAATCACAACAGCAGCTGTAGCGGCGACAGCAGGTAAGTGAGTGTTCGGGCTGAGGGCCGCCGGGGGCATTTTTCTGATGGACGTGACTTTGAAACTTCAGTCTCCTCCACGGAGCCCCCGAGAACCGGGGTGATGAGTTTTCGAGCTAAAGCTAACAAAATCTTCACCCGGACAGCATATGGTACAAAAGAACTTACTGCAAGTGTGAGAGACTCTGTATCTGCACCGTCCAACGTGATAGCCACGCATGGCTCTTGAACCCTTGAAAGATGGCTGCTATGACTGAGGAACTAAGTGTTTTGTTTCACTTTAACTCATGTTAAGTAGCTCCATGTGTCTAGTGGCTATCGTACTGGACAATGCAGATCTAGAACAATCGCCTCATTTTCCAACGGGCCACGTCAAGGCCCAGAGAGAATTGACTTGTCTTAGTTCACCCTGACCATCAGCAGCAGAACCAGCCTGTTCTTTATTCACCCCAACATCCATATGCAGGTGGTGGGTTCAGGGGAAGTGAAATCAACCCGGTGGACGTCAAGAAGCTGGCAGGTGGGGAAATGTCAAATCTGGGCTCCccctgcggggcgcctgggtggctcagtcggttaagcatctgacttcggctcacgtcatgatgtcacggtctgtgagtttgagccccgcattgggctctgtgctgccagctcagagcctggagcctgcttcagattctgtgtctccctctctctctgaccctcccccgttcatgctctgtctctctctgtctcaaaaataaataaacattaaaaaaaaaaatttttttttaaatctggtctCCACTTTCGACACCTTTTCATTTAGTTGTCTGGGACAGAGAGGTACCTAACAGAGCTCAGAAACCTGAGGTTAGGATCCGGCCCCTTGTTAACAGTGGAAAGAATACAGGATTTAAGGTCCAGTAAAAAACATTGCTTAAAAAttgtttaaggggcacctgggtggctcagtcagatgagcgtccaacttcagctcaggtcatgatctcgcagttcgtgagtccaagccccacatcgggctcactgctgtcagcctgtcagcacagagcccacttcagatcctctgtccccctctctctgtccttccccacttgcactctcccaaaaataaatacattttttaaaaaaattgtttaaaacccAGTTCCCTGCGTCACTCTGACGAAGTTGCTTAACTCCCAGAGTCCAGTTTCCTCATTCACCAAATGTGTACTTCATGGgtttgttgagaggattaaatgtacagattctttttttttttttttaagattttatgtttaagtactcttcacacccaacatggggttcaaactcacaaccctgagatcaagagttgtttACTccactgtctgagccagccaggcgcccctaaaatacaaATTCTGGAAAGCACTTTTCCCAGGAGCTGGACCCTGGTAGGCACTCAACATTATAGCTAATGTGACTATTGTTATCCAGGTCAGAGAAAGTGAAGATGTACATCAGAGTCAGCCTGGAAAGCATACCCACTGCTTTTCCTTGCCTGGGGGTATAGTGGAGAGACGTCATCGTATAGTTGATACACTATTTCAGTAATAAAGATCacaatgataggggcgcctgggtggctcactcggttaagcgtccgacttcggctcaggtcatgatctcacagtctgtgagttcgagccctgctttgtgctctgtgctgacagctcagagcttggagcctgcttcggattctgtgtctccctctctctctctgcccctcccttgctcacgctctgtctctctgtctctcaaaaataaataaacatgaaaaaaaattttttttaaagatcacgaGGACAAAAGCTAACATCACGCTTTCTGTATGTCTTAAGAACTTTACGGGTAATTCTTCAGTCAATCCTCAGGACAACCTGACGAGTTAGATGCTATCATTGgtctcatcttacagatgagtaaactgagactTGGAAAGGAAAAGTCACTTGCCTAGAGCTGCTCGGCTAGCAGAATCCTTATCCTGCTTTCATGTTCCTCCCTCCATGTATAACGAGcttctgtctggttttggcatcaccTGGTCAGGAGTCACTGCGTTCTTCTCCGGCATGGGAAAGAGAAGGGTGACGAAGAATGTGTGCTAAACAGTGGGACTCAGAGGTTCTTTTGTAGGGGCCGGCAGCCTGGGTGAGTCTGCTGCAGGCTTTGAGAATATTCTGCAGGGACACACGGACTAACAGGCTAGGGTAAGGTGTAGTGGAGGGGATGGAGGTATCgtttgctggggtgggggcttggGAGGGAGCCGTGAATTCGTGTTCACTGCTCTGCCCGTGTTCATCCTTTCCATTGTAATCGATAGCCAATGTGACAAAATCTATTCCTAGTGCCACCCAGCACTGCTTTCAAAACTGTTTGGACTTGGATACGTTGTTAATTTTTCCCGAAAGGCTTTCTTTCCAAATCCGATGCTCCAAAGACGGTAGCTACAGCAGAGCCAATCCCAAGTGTACAAGCCGAGAAAGAATCGCAATGCCCTTAGAGGAGCCCCTGGTCAGGGCAGATGGTTGGGCAGGGAGGTGAAAGACAAGAGAGTGGGGCCCCCACTTGGGGGTGGGAGTTCTCACAAGGATGTGACATGGAGAAGGAATCTGTGAGGCTTTAAGGGTTCCTGGGGTGAATGGGATGGGACAGGAGGCAGGAGGAAacgatctctgtctctctgtcgtCTTCATGAGTCACTCTCCTTTGAGATGTGAAAGAGGTTCATGAGCCAGGAGCTGCCCCAGGCAGCTGGAGTGTGAAGAGAGTCAGACAAGGCAGCTGAAAGAACCAGGGGCTGCTGAGACCAGGGCAAAGGTGAGATAAACCCATGCTGTCCTGGGCAAACTGCTGCCTTTGTGTGGGCCTCAAttgcctcatctgtgaaatggaaaagatTGTCTAGAAAATACCATATGTCCCTTACCAATATGGAACTCTACCGGTCCAGAAAATTACTTGTGACCCAAGAGCTGACCTGGGAATTAATTATTCAAGTTATCAAAAGTATCCAGCACCCTGAGGACTCCACCCTAGAATTGAGCAATCTGAATCCTCCGCTCACTTCCTCCACTGTGTTCTCACCACAGCCGCCCTGTCAGTCAGGCACATCTACCCTCCTGGACGCATCGCATTGTACAGGTGAAAGTCCCAGACTCCTGGTAAGTCTTGGAACACCTACCCTCTCACCTTCCAGAATGTTTCTGTTCTCTATTCTTCTTAACACCAGCCTCTGTTTATCCCAgacacctctccccaccctgggTGGGCTTTATCCATTTTtaggcctccctgcccccaaaggGAGAGCTTCTGCCCTTCATCCCTACACCTCTCTCCAACAACCACTTAGGGCAACTCTCTTcacacccccttcccttcctAACTCAGCGAGCTCTCCTGCTTTGGCTAGGATTGGGTCTGAGGAAGGGACAGACATTGCTGagttccaccccccaccccgtctacTATATTAAATGCAAATATGTGTGGATTATATTTATAGAgagaaaaaatgctaaaattgTATTGAGATGATTGAATTTTCCATTGCTGTTGAAAAGATTGCCTTCAATGTTTGGGATCTTATAAATGTCTCCGTTTTAtagcattttcataaaataagttggACTCATCCCATctgtggagtttctttttttttttttttttatttgacgtttatttatttttgaggcagagagacagagcatgaacgggggagggtcagagagagagggagacacagaatctgaaacaggctccaggctctgagctgtcagcacagagcccgttgcggggctcgaactcacggagtgtgagatcatgacctgagccgaagtcggtcgcccaaccgactgagccacccaggcacccctcatctgtGGAGTTTCTGAACGGCCATGAGTCATCAAGGGTATGGCCATCTCACTCAATGAGGGAGTCTCCTGCTTGTTCACCGAGAACAGGACTGGGTGGTCAGTAGCAGCTAGCCAGTTCAAAGGCGTTTGGTTTATCATTCCTGCAAGGGCTGCTGTAGATTTCATTCTGGGTCTACAGAATAGCTAAGAAAGCACTGCACAAAACAGCAAATGATGGGAGTCAACCGTATACAGTCTGACTTCATGAGATCTTGAGAACTTAGCTTagaagtatatttaatatatgaggtatgtttttttttcatgaagcaGGTCTGTAGACTGTAAGTAGCATGTGGAGATGTCCACACCTACATGGAATCCTGGCTGCAGCACTTGTaggctctgtgaccctgggctgGTTTTtgtgcctctctgggcctctcttctcatctgtaaacagggGCTAATCATATCTATTTGTAACCATCAAGGGAGATCATGTACCTATGAGGCACAAAGCAGATCTCAGATATGTTAACTCCCTTCCCTTAGTTTCTCCCTTTAACTGTCAAAACATCCTCCCTAGAGATTGGTAAATTGAAAACCCAACAGGCAACAACAAAcctcgtcccccccccccgccatctccCAGTGGCTGGGGGTCATTGCCCTGGCCTGGTTCTCTTTCCCGAGTCCTCTACCTTCTATCCTGGTTTGCGGGGTCTCCCTCTGGACCCTCCAACTGACACTTTGTCGAAGTACAGCTGAGCACTGGATTATCCAGAATGAGGGCATATCTGTGAAATATACTTGACTGCTGCCTGTCCTGTCCTGATAGGGAAGTTTCTGTGGCCACCGTAGCCCTGTCTTCTCACAGCCAATGCTCATaactggggggaggaaggggtctCCTCTGTGGGCACAAGTTCTGCACCCACTTTCAAAAATGGGCCTTCTCTTAGGTCACTTGTTTCCCTTGAGAGCACCTTTGATCATCAGTTCCCAGAGGCGACCTACCCTTGACCTTGTGACTTCCTTGGATGTGACCCTGGGATAAACATGCTCTTGACTATGGGACTGAGGAGCCAATGACTTGCAGGTCTTGCCAACAACCATGGCTGAGCCAGCTGGACCATCTGCCTATCCCACAACCACCTTCTCCTCCTGGCCAGACAGGGCACCACCACCAGCACAGACTGATCGAATCTGCTCTGTGCGTGGTCTCCATGGGCTAAGAGGCTAACTTAACTGACCTCCATCATCTAGGCAAAAAAGTAATAACCTCTCAGGAAAGTGAAGGCTAAGAATTCTGTCACTCTAGGGGAAAGGGCATTACGTTTCTGGTGTCTCTTATCCCTACCCAGCTTTCTTCTTTACTATGTGTGATTGACAATAACAGACTTTCTTCTGTTAAAGAGAAAAGCTCCCTGGGAGTTTCGTTGTTGATGCTATTGTTTTActatttgtatttgcttttcaaTGTATTTGccctttggttattttttttctggttgagatataattcacacactgTCAAAGTCACCCACTTCCAATGTACAACCCGTGGTTCTTAATATATGCACAAAGTTATACAATCATCACCACGGTCTGATTCCTGAACACTTTCATCACCTTGAAAAGAGAGCCTGTACTCATTAAtattcccctccctccagcccctggcaaccacagatctgctttctgtctttactGATTTGCCTATTCCTTCATACATGGACTCATCCAGTATGAAGCCATttatgtctggcttttttcacttggaataatgttttcaagattcactCACGTTGTAGCATagatcagtacttcatttctttttgtggttgaataatattgCCTTGTTTGTATagaccacaatttgtttatcctttaattggatgatggacatttggattgtttccactttttggctattatgctgctatgaacatctgtgtacaactttttgtgtggacatgcGTTTTCAATTCCCTTGCGTACATATCTagaagtaaaattgctgggtcattggtaactgtgtttaactttttgaacaactgccagactgttttccaaggtAGCTGCACCATGTTACATTCCCACTTACAATGTATGAGgggtccaatttctccacatccttgtcaacatcgtTGCTGTCCATCTTGTTTTATTATGGTGATCCTAGTTAGTATTGAAGTAATTCCAGAACcatttactttatgttttttctctttgacaCTGGTTCCATTTTGAATTGGGTCACAGACTTGCATATGGTCACAGGATGGTCATACCTCGGTATAAAGAAATGGCACAATGGTGACATATTTTGTGGTTCAAAAGGAACTAATTTGGTAGCTAGTCTATTTTAATTTACTTCCTGTTTGAAAACTGGGTTCATATTTCAGAGTGACTGCAGCTTCCTCCAGAGGCAGGCTTTGGGCTATCCCCGTAACAAGGGCAGAGCCAAGAGAAGTGGGTTTACCTGGGGAGAgtctgggggtgctggggagtCAATGATGGATGAAGGCACTCCCTAGCAGGACAGAGAGTATCCCCACCAGAACTGGAAAGCCACCAAAACAAGGATAGTGTGTCTCCACCTGtcttctctgcttcctgctgCCTCTGCTCCTCATGCTGGGAGCACGCTGGCTTTCTCTGCTCACCTCTGCATGACAGAATATGGCTCCTCAGAGCTCCCAAGCCACTCTGTTTCATTGCCACCCACTTGGAGAATCAATCAGCCACCTGCTTAggatttttaagatattttttccaaaCTACACAAATACTCCCACTGCAGGTCTCCTGCATCCTGAAAGGAAAATACTGGGCTGTACTGAGTAAACTCTCCTTCTTCTAGCTCAAGTATCTTGCAACTGTATGCTGTTACCGCTAAATCTGTTTCCCCGCACACttcttttaaataactttcaaaaaGTTGGACAAAGGGCTTCCTCCCTCAGCTTTATAGTCAAACCTTGATCTTTTTCTAGTGGTCAAACCCAACTGGATTGCCTGCTTCATCCCCCAGATCAAGAACTAAATGGTACCTCATGTTTCTGACATTAAATTCAGCCTCAACAGCCAGACATGCTCACCACTGAAGAATCCAAGACATGCTCTATAGGGATTATTTGAAGGGAAGTTTCAACAATGTTTTGGGTGATGGTGGTGTCGTAGAAAGTGCTCAGAACCTCTCTGGCTTTGAAGGGAACTACACTCTTCATGCAATGTACCACTTATCACTAAGTAAATGAGTCTCAAAACCCTAGAGCCACTATTTCCTAACATGAAACTTGCTTGCATGTAATATACAAGCCAAATCGAAGAGTCAGAGGTTTATGGGCAAACAGGCTAGAGTCTGGGGAGATGTTCCTGTGCAGTAACTCTCACCTCTCTTCTCTAGGCCAGGATTTAAGTTTGCCTCAAATATGGAAATAGACTGGGATAATTACAGCTTGGAAGATCTCTTCGACATGGAAAATTATAGTTACAACACTGACCTGCCCACTCTTCTGTCAGACTCTGCCCCATGCAGGCCAGAATCTCTGGAAATCAATCAGTATGCCATGGTGGTCGTCTATGCCCTGGTCTTCGTGCTCAGCCTACTGGGAAACTCCTTAGTGATACTGGTTGTCTTATACAGTCAGGTCAGCCGATCTGTCACTGATGTCTATCTGCTGAACCTGGCCATAGCCGACTTGCTCTTTGCCCTGACCTTGCCTATCTGGGCTGCCTCCAAGGCAAAGGGCTGGATCTTTGGCACAGCCCTTTGCAAGGTGGTCTCGCTCCTGAAAGAAATCAACTTCTACAGCAGCATCCTGCTGCTGGCCTGCATCAGCGTGGACCGCTACTTGGCCATTGTCCATGCCACACGCACACTGACTCAGAAGCGGCACTGGGTCAAGTTCATATGCTTAGGCATCTGGGCCCTGTCCCTGATCCTGTCCCTGCCCATCTTCATCTTCCGCAGGGCCATCTATCCCCCCTATTCCAGCCCAGTCTGCTATGAGGACATG is a genomic window containing:
- the CXCR2 gene encoding C-X-C chemokine receptor type 2, with the translated sequence MEIDWDNYSLEDLFDMENYSYNTDLPTLLSDSAPCRPESLEINQYAMVVVYALVFVLSLLGNSLVILVVLYSQVSRSVTDVYLLNLAIADLLFALTLPIWAASKAKGWIFGTALCKVVSLLKEINFYSSILLLACISVDRYLAIVHATRTLTQKRHWVKFICLGIWALSLILSLPIFIFRRAIYPPYSSPVCYEDMGANTTKWRMVMRVLPQTFGFLIPLMVMLFCYGLTLRTLFEAHMGQKHRAMRVIFAVVLIFLLCWLPYNLVLIADTLMRLRAIKETCERRNDIGRALDATEILGFFHSCLNPIIYAFIGQKFRHGLIKIMAIHGLISKEHLSKDSRPSFVGSSSGNTSTTF